Below is a genomic region from Zea mays cultivar B73 chromosome 9, Zm-B73-REFERENCE-NAM-5.0, whole genome shotgun sequence.
GCCGCGCGCGCCCTGCCGGCCGTCAGAGGGAAACCCAGCTCTAACTGAAGTGCCGGCTACATATACTGCtgtgctagctagctagctagctactcTTCTGGTCCTGAGCGCACGTACGCCATGGCTCAGGAGGACGTCCACCTGGACGATGCCGGCCTGGCGCTGGGCCTGtccctcggcggcggcggcggcggcggagcctCCGCCGCGGCGCGCCACGGTACCAGCAGAAGCCGGCTGAGCACGGAGGCGCCGCGCACGCTGGAGCCGCCGTCGCTGACGCTGAGCATGCCGGACGAAGCGACGGCGACCGCGACCGGCGGGTCCGGCGGCAGCGGCGGGGCCGCGCGCAGCGTGTCGTCGCGGTCAGTGGAGGGCGTGAAGCGGGAGCGCGTGGACGACGCCGAGGGCGAGCGGGCGTCGTCGACGGCCGCCGCGGCGcgggccggcgccggcgccgaggacgacgacgacgggaGCACGCGGAAGAAGCTGAGGCTGACCAAGGAGCAGTCCAAGCTCCTGGAGGACCGCTTCAAGGACCACAGCACCCTCAACCCGGTACGTCGTAGACGTACTAACCCTGATCGATTGGCTGCTTGCTTTGCTTTGCTGCTACCAGCTCCATTATACTAGTCGACTGCTGCGTACGTACATGTCTGATCGTCATTCCAACCACATATATGTAATTCAATATACATGTCACCAAAGAAGTGCAGATATTAATTCTTCATTATCTTTCTCCTATCGCGCGCGAGTTGGAGATGGGTTGTTGTTTCTGACCATCCTCCTTTTGCTTTCCGTTCTGCCGGCGGGTGTCCTTTTTGTCTTCGAGCAGAAGCAGAAAATCGCGTTGGCGAAGCAACTGAAGCTGAGGCCACGGCAGGTGGAGGTGTGGTTCCAAAACAGGCGAGCAAGGTTAGTATTAACCATGGCATTCAAAGGCGCTGATTTTTGTTTTAAATAATAATATTGCCATGCACGCACGCACCCAAATTAATAAACCAGCGAGCCCACACAACACAAGAAGATACGATCGATAGTACATATGCTTGGTTTTGGTTGGATCAAATAACGTGCGCGCGCGCACATATGCAGGACGAAGCTGAAGCAGACGGAGGTGGACTGCGAGCTGCTGAAGCGCTGCTGCGAGTCGCTGAGCGAGGAGAACCGGCGGCTGCAGCGGGAGCTACAGGAGCTCCGCGCGCTCAAGCAGCTCGCCGGCCCGCACCCACATCAGGCGCCGTCGTCGTCGCCCGCCGCCGCGACGCAGGGCGTGCCGGTGCCGGTGCCGGTGCCGCCGCCGTTGTACGTGCAGATGCAGATGCAGCTGCCGATGCCGGCCGCCACGCTGAGCCTCTGCCCGTCCTGCGAGCGCCTGCGCGGCGGGCCCAAGGCCGAGCCCGACAGGCCCCAGGCAGCCACCCACCGCTTCTTCAACCCCTTCACCCACTCCGCCGCCTGCTGAATGATGATTTTGCTTGCGCGCGCCTGCGCTGCAGCTGCGCACCAGCACGCGCATCTACCTTGGCGTACGTGCGCGTGCATGATGCATGAGCAAGCAACACGCAGCGGCGGCAGCGCGCGAACAGATAGCGGCACCGCCCACCACCGTACCGCAGATACTAGCTACCACGTACGTAGGTATACACTCCTCCGACGATCCATCCACCTCGCGTACGTCACAAGTAACATGTGATCCTCCGATCCTCTAGCTATTTTATTTCTTGATCCGGAGGGGTTAAAGTTACTTGTCAGTGTTCCCATCAGCTaatcgatcgatcgatcgatcaaTCATAGGCTTGATAGGAGGAGGTAGTAGTCAAAATAGCCGGTccgtccatccatccatccatgtaTATTTTTGCGCATGCATGCTGTAATTCGGTCCCTCTCGATCGGCCGGTCTACTTGCTCATcatccctccccttcccttctcgaTAGGAGTTCTACGTAGCTTCTTCATTTGTCTTCTTTTTTTTTGGTCTTGTCTCACACAGACACAGGTTAGTATAATAATAATCGTCCGAGCGAGGGCAGTAGTTGATTAAGTGGTAGTATATATCGATCTTAAGATTGACCCCCTGTACACCTATTATTGGATTGAGATGCTTCTGGTGGTCTTCTGCTAGCTATTACAGATAGCGATGATGAGCGCGCGTACGTACGTCAGACTACAGTGCTGGATGACGAACGACATGAGAGACAGACAGGCGCCCTGACCTGTCTGCAGCTGCAGGTGTACGTGTGTGtatacacacacacatatatatatatatatatatatatacacacggcTCAATGATTAATTGTGCGTGCCGGGGCTCCTCTCCACTCCGAATCGCTGTCGCTTTTGCACGTTTAATTACCGGCCGGCCACGCGGCCAGGACAGGAGGAGGACCAACTTTCAGTTTCAGCAGTCCAATTAATGATCCAGATGGCCGTGTTATGACGGGATAATTAATGACGTTTCCCGCGCCATCAGCTGTCAAGGTCTCGTTCGTTCTAGATCGGTCGGAAAACACACATATGTATGCGTACCGAGGGTGTGAGAGCTAGCGCCGGCCGATCATGACGAAAAGGAAAACGATCTTCTCCCTTTCCGTTTGGTCTCCGTCGGCTTATCGGCGTACGTGGCTTAGCTGTGCCTACAGCAACTGCCGGCCGGGCCCGGTGTCGCGTATCTGTTCGCATAATCTACACGTACGTGTCTCCATGACGCAAGCGAAGAATCGGGAATCCATCGATTGCTTCATGGCCGGCCCGTGGCGGAGAGCCGGAGAATCTGAAGCCCCGCCTACTGCATGGGACAAACAATTCTTTTGACCTACTCGTTTGAAGCTAGCTTTCGTTCGTCGTACTAAACTGGGATTCCCGTATGCTAGTATACTAGTATATCGTACTTGGGTACTTGTCGTAGTACCATAATCCGTTTGATACTAATAATCGCTGTGACATGTTTGAGTCTATAGTAACTATACTAATCagctactccctccgtttctttttagttatcgctgaatagttcaattttgcactatccagcgacaactaaaacgaaacagaGGGAGTATTAAAATAGTCTAATTGTGATCCAAGCGTGCTAGATTCTGAGGTAGATTATTATGATGCCAAATTAAACCAACACATTACAATGACCATATATATATAGTCCATGTACGTTTGGCCTACTCTTTTTGTGAATACGAGAACTTCTTCAATTGATCGAACTAAGAATAACCCACCACAACAAACCAAGAATCCAAACACAGTTCATAATCTTTATTATAATAATTTATATATGTTAGTTTAGATTATTGGTAAGTCTAGCTGTGATCTGAATTAATATACCGTTAGTAGTCGTTACAAACTAATCAAGGTGATCCAAACATGTCCTTTGAAGTGGTTAAAATTTATCTTGTTGACCCCCCCAAAAAAAGACTATAGGTAAGCTATAAATTATCCAAGGGCCGCATTGACTAGTTGTAAGTTTTTTGGTCAAATATAATTAATTGACAAGCAAAGTGCCTACGTTGCTACAGTTTTCATTTATATTtaagtataaaatataaaacataaagACATGTGTATTAATATTTTGTTGGCTAGTTAGGTGTGAATTTAGGTTTAGAGCCAACAATCATGGTTTTAATCTCTATTTTTATTAGATAATGAAAATAGTTCTGACCTTCCCTTTAAAAGAAGTTAGGGCTGACTACAAAACAattatagggtgtttggtttgaggaatgagctagtccatcattttcttactcctcactatttttgtttggtttgtggaatggaatgagttgatccatcaccatttcattccttatagttatttagttagtactaatatgaggaatgaggtcatcccaccaaatttgagaaatgaacccatgatgcaccacctcaatttggatgtagtgattccttaaaccaaacacacccttactcTCCCATCCATAAACAGACTCACGCAACAGGAAAGATAAATGTGTGGGTACGGTTTCCCGTGAGCTAGTACGGTGAAATAGAAGCAGTCCATATATCCACATAACGCCGGTCACACGGCGCGCATGCACTCCGACTCCGGAAGGCGTCGCCGTTCGGTACAGATAAATGTGGCTCCCGGCGCCCCAACGTGTGCGCGTGACTCCCGCCGACCATCCCCTCTCGGCGCACCGCGCATGCACGGCCCAAGGCGTACTCGACGCGGTGTGGCACCGGTTgccgaattttttgcattttgacTCTTTCTCGAAaaaaaaaatcacgtttagaccctagaaaattttaatgtcatttttggacccttttctCGGCGCCATagtctatggcgccgaggtaacacagctcggcgccatagactatgacgccgaggtacgtgctgcgctggcacaacccggacgtcgtggcgccgacgtggcaccgagcttggcgccaagatctatggcgccgagctctgttCTATAACCACAAAGCACATCTAGCTTAGTTGGTAGAGAGCAAGGTTTTTAACCTTGTGGTCATGGGTTCAAGCCCCATGATGGATGATTAATTAatatttttttgtctttgtcaccgATTTGTTTTTGTTGTCTAGATTTTTCGTTTATGTTGCTGATTTGTCCGTCcagatttatttctcatccaatttttttatttttgtgactgatttcttCATATCCAACAGCAACCATGGGATTTCTTCAGGTCCAGCAGCACATTCAGTTGAAAAAACCAGCAATACTGGCGCGATGGCACACAACATATGTGATTTCTTCATGTTCAGCCCAAAGAATAGCATTTCTGAAACAATTATAAGCTGCTCCTAGACACAGTACAAAACTATTTAAAACTTGGCAACTTGCTGCGGTGTCATATGTAAAAGAAGGGTTGTCTAGGAAGGAAAATATAGGTTGGCAATGGCAAGAGTCTGCTGCTCCAACAACTCCCTGCTTCTATGGACCTCCGTGGGAGCCTTACTTTGTACTTGGCTTCACGTCGACATGGATGAAGGCTTGGAATAAAGATAATGGAACTTGGCCGATGAGGAGTAATTCTAGGTGGTTGTACCAGTTCATGAAGACACAGTTAATTTATCTGTTTGTACATAATAATAAAAACTATGATTTGTACtcatgtactccctccgttttaaATTAGTATTCATTTTAGCACTtaacaaatcagtcacaaaaacaaaaaatttggatgagaaataaatctggacgaacaaatcagcgacataaacgaaaaatctaGACAACAAAAAAATAAATCAGTGACAGACAAAATATTAATTAATTATCCATCGTGGGGCTTAAACCCATGACCACAAGGTTAAAAGCCTTGCACTCTACCAATTGAACTAGATGTGCTTTGTGGTTATAAaacagagctcggcgccatagatcttggcgccgagctcggtgccacgtcggcGCCATGACGTCCGGGTTGTGCcagcgcagcacgtacctcggcgtcatagcctatgacgccgagctgtgttacctcggcgccataggctatggcgccgagaaaagggtccaaaaatgacattaaaattttctagagtctaaacgtgattttttttCCGAGGAAGGGTCAAAATGCAAAAAAATTTGGCACCGGTTGCCACGGGTCCCGGCTCCCCCGCACACGCCGTGTGCCGTGTGCGGGTCAACCACCAACACTGGCACGTCACAAAACTCCATCACTCCTGTATCTCCCAACCGTGCTTCAATCAACCTGCCTGTAATAACCGTTGTTCTACGTCCAACCTTACAATTCCGCAACTGTGTGTGTGGCCGCACAAGTTATCCAGTGGCTGCAGCCGTACTAGTTGAAGATTAGTGTTGGTCAATGCAAGGGCCATCCTACTGATATTATCTCGCGagataatttttttaaaaaaagtggATATATATGCGCCCTAATACAATCATGGTACCATTCGTGTGGCCAAAGGATGGAGTCTTAGCGTTGCTTAGCTTAGCTTGGTTAGGTAAAGCCGTGGAGTACGTAAACAAAGAAACAGTGAACAAGCGACGACAGACAGACACGTGTAGTGTTGTAGTAGGCAGTAGCGTAGCGACGGGGATTGAATGAAATAACATAAAGGACGAACTTGTGACACGGTGGGTTGCGGTTCGTATGCGCAGCGCAGCGAAGGGACGCACGCACCTGCCTGCCCGGCCCAAGCCCAACTGCTTTTTTTGCTTGCTGGATCTGGACTCGGGATCGCGATCGCAAAGAGGTGGACCCCCTTCTCCCCAACGACGGCACGGCAGGACAGATCGGGCCGTGCAGCCGTACTACGTAGAGGGCAGGGAACAGGGCCGTGTACGTGCGCCcagatctatctatctatctatccatCGCCTCTCAATGGCTCTTCAGTCAATCAGTACTAGCATGCATGATCGTTGAGCCAGCCAGCCGATGCCCGTGCAGGGCTGCTGTCGCAGCTCATCATTCCATTCGGGCCTGGATTTTTCCCTGTGGATATGCCTGCCTGCCGATCATTGGACGCCAGTCACGCGACTCACGCCCACGCGACGTGGACCACCGCTGCCAAAGCCTCGTCACGGCGATCAGCCCAACTCATTCTTTGATGTGATTCGCCAAGCCTAGGACTGGGGAAGCGCAAGATCGCCGCGTTTGTATAGTAAGCTCTTGCTTGCTGCATATCTTCTCTCCTGACCAGCGAGCTGGAAAAGAAAAAGGTTCGCATGCATGCATCTTGGTTCTGTTCACGTGTCAACAGTGAGCGGTGAAGCTGGCTGGGGATGTGATCCTGTTGCAACTGAGTGCTGACCATTCGTGCGTGCCTATCACGTTCCCGTATATATATGCAGCTAGCTAGACACGGATGGATGTATGGATGGATGGCGCTCAATCACATCATATATATCCTGCGTACTAGCAGCACTGCTTCCTGCAGTCTCTCGCTTGCTCCATCGATGGATCCATGAATTGGATGTGTGTGTTTCTCGGATTGAACTGCTCACCGCGCCGTCCTGTCACCACGAGAATAACCAGCGGACGCAGAACGGGCGGCGTGCAGCAGCCAGCTCGCGGAGGAAGAATAATGCGATGCATTATCTATCTGGGGATTTGGGCTGCTTTTTGCCTGCTCGTCAGATTTTCCGAATATATGCACGCCGAATCCGAATCAAATCCGCCGCTTGGTACCAGCCTTACCAATCGTGAGTCCCGCCGCTTGCAAGCAGGAAATAGCTCGCCGCCTCACCGGTCATACGCCCGTACGTCTGTACGATTACGCAAAAAAACTGCAACGTGCTGTACTCGGGGGGGGGAGCAAACAAGATTGATACGCGTTAAAGATGGGGAGAGGTTTCACTAGTTCGACAGAATCATATACAGCTTGGCAGTAATCGACATGGCTACGGTAGGACCCAACATATTTCCCAACTTTGACCAGTACCCAGGGGCACACTATACAGGTTCCTCATTCCAATGACAGCAGCACAACAAACCACCTAACAACCACTAACACAGGAAAAAAATGCCATCCATGACACATCAGTTGCCATCAGATCATGGTGGGATCAGCAGCACTGCAGCAGCCCGGAATCGGTTCTCGCTTTACTTATTCTCCCGTAGGCGCAGCCCGGTAATATGCGGGCACAGTGGCAGGGAAGAACATCTGTCTCACGCCTTCAGCTTTGATGATCGGGAGGATGATGCCGCATGCACCCTGCAGTGAGAAATCTTCAGTCGGATGAGGTAAATAAAAGAGTAGCTCTCTATATGGCCTATGCGACTAGTAAATAGACCACGAGACCGACTAGTTGATACCACTTTACACTAGGGCTGGTGTATTCTGAATACATCGTACTACTAGCTAGGAAAGTGTATATGCAGCATATCTAAAAGAGCTGGCCAAATTGTTTATACACGCATGAAACCGTTGCCAGTTTCAGAGTGCTCTGCAGGACTGCAGCTATCTCTTAAGTCATTCCGCGGAGCCTGGACATTAATATTAAAGCGCCTCTGTAATAAAGATAAAAACTATGGTTGTCTATGCCCTGTCGCTCAGGCATGCATAATAAAGAACAGTGTGGAGTTGACGAAGAAACAGAAGATTCAGGGACTTACAGAAATCAGCCTGGCTCCAATCCACATCCGTTTAGGCGAAGGAAGAGGGAGCATCAAGCGACCAACACCGTAGATAGCGACAGCGAAGAAGTGTGCAACTAAACTCAGTGGCCGAGGATTAAGACCCGAGAGTAAGGCAATAGGCCCATTCGAGAAGACGCCTCCGAGGCTCAAGTAATCAAAACAGGCCTGGCGCATCTCGTTCCTAGCTTGATCAGGCGAGGCGCTGAAGACCTTGTACAGAGCACCGGCCAACGTGTTTATGGTGGAGGCAACCGGCTGAAAACATAACGGGTGTTAAAAAAGGAACAGATCACACATTGTGGGGGATAAGCCACGTGTAATGGTGGTTGTATACAAAGGCTGACCTTCCGCAGCGTATAGAACGATTCGAGGTACTTGCACAGGGAAGATGCGTCGTGGAGATTGCGGAGAGGCTTGAGAAGATTACGTAGGACAACGATGTCGGATAATGCAACAGTCATTCCTCCACCAGTTAAAGGGTGTCTCATATTGAAGGCATCCCCCATCAGAAGTGCGCCAGGGGTAGGAAGTGGAGCCGCTGGCATGCTCCTGTTTGGCATTGTTCTTATGCTTCCCTTATCAATGGCCGCTATGAAAGAGTCATAGATTTCTGGAGGAATCTAACAAAATAAAATTATCCATTATGACATTCATGTTGCAAAAAAAAGTTGTCAGGA
It encodes:
- the LOC103639392 gene encoding homeobox-leucine zipper protein HOX19, translating into MAQEDVHLDDAGLALGLSLGGGGGGGASAAARHGTSRSRLSTEAPRTLEPPSLTLSMPDEATATATGGSGGSGGAARSVSSRSVEGVKRERVDDAEGERASSTAAAARAGAGAEDDDDGSTRKKLRLTKEQSKLLEDRFKDHSTLNPKQKIALAKQLKLRPRQVEVWFQNRRARTKLKQTEVDCELLKRCCESLSEENRRLQRELQELRALKQLAGPHPHQAPSSSPAAATQGVPVPVPVPPPLYVQMQMQLPMPAATLSLCPSCERLRGGPKAEPDRPQAATHRFFNPFTHSAAC